One window of Arthrobacter oryzae genomic DNA carries:
- the dhaK gene encoding dihydroxyacetone kinase subunit DhaK, which yields MKKLINDPRAVVDESVEGFGLAHADLVNISAEPKFITRKDAPVAGKVGLVSGGGSGHEPLHGGFVGLGMLDAAVPGAVFTSPTPDQIIPATLAVNSGAGVVHIVKNYTGDVLNFETAAEMAEAEGVQVRTVLVNDDVAVEDSLYTAGRRGVGGTVLVEKIAGAAAERGDGLDAVAAIGDRVNQNVRSMGVALTACTVPHAGTPSFDLEENEIEIGIGIHGEPGRHRIPMENADGITDRLLEPILSDLGIASGDKVLLFVNGMGGTPQSELYIVYRRAAQVLAEKGVTVERSLVGNYITSLEMQGCSITVLRLDDELTGLWDAPVHTAALRWGI from the coding sequence CCTGGCCCATGCGGACCTCGTGAACATCAGTGCCGAGCCCAAATTCATTACCCGCAAAGATGCCCCGGTGGCGGGGAAGGTGGGCCTTGTCAGCGGCGGCGGGAGCGGCCACGAACCGCTCCACGGAGGATTCGTCGGACTGGGCATGCTCGACGCCGCCGTACCCGGGGCCGTCTTCACCTCACCCACGCCCGACCAGATCATTCCGGCGACCCTCGCGGTGAACTCCGGCGCCGGAGTCGTGCATATCGTCAAGAACTACACCGGCGACGTCCTGAATTTCGAAACGGCCGCCGAAATGGCGGAAGCCGAAGGCGTCCAGGTCCGCACCGTCCTGGTCAACGACGACGTCGCTGTGGAGGACTCGCTCTACACTGCCGGCCGGCGCGGCGTGGGCGGCACGGTCCTGGTGGAGAAGATCGCCGGCGCGGCCGCGGAACGCGGGGACGGCCTGGACGCGGTCGCCGCCATCGGAGACCGGGTGAACCAGAACGTCCGCAGCATGGGCGTCGCCTTGACTGCCTGCACCGTCCCGCACGCCGGGACGCCCAGTTTTGACCTGGAGGAGAACGAAATCGAAATCGGCATCGGCATCCACGGTGAGCCCGGGCGGCACCGGATCCCCATGGAAAACGCCGACGGCATCACCGACCGCCTTCTGGAGCCCATCCTGTCCGACCTCGGCATTGCCTCCGGCGACAAGGTGCTCCTGTTCGTGAACGGCATGGGCGGGACGCCCCAAAGCGAGCTCTACATCGTGTACCGCCGCGCCGCCCAGGTGCTCGCGGAGAAGGGTGTCACGGTGGAGCGCTCCCTGGTGGGCAACTACATCACGTCCCTGGAGATGCAAGGCTGCTCCATCACGGTGCTGCGGCTCGACGACGAACTCACCGGCCTTTGGGATGCCCCGGTCCACACTGCCGCGCTGCGATGGGGCATCTGA
- the dhaL gene encoding dihydroxyacetone kinase subunit DhaL has translation MGLDVDWAVRWLTLSAQAMADHRVELIELDRAIGDSDHGENMDRGFKAVMEKLAEAPPATPGAALKLTAMALMSKVGGAAGPLYGTAFLRASTSLGDTTDIDPAALAAAIQAARDGVVARGKAESGDKTMVDAWTPAVDAAAAQAAEGDGNVVKVLLAAAEAAEAGAVATDPLIARKGRASYLGERSAGHRDPGAVSTALILRAAAGAAE, from the coding sequence ATGGGGCTGGACGTTGACTGGGCCGTTCGCTGGCTGACCCTTTCCGCGCAGGCCATGGCGGACCACCGGGTGGAACTGATTGAACTGGACCGTGCCATCGGGGATTCGGACCACGGAGAAAACATGGACCGCGGCTTCAAGGCCGTGATGGAAAAGCTCGCCGAGGCTCCCCCTGCCACGCCGGGAGCGGCCCTGAAGCTCACCGCCATGGCGTTGATGTCCAAGGTGGGAGGTGCCGCCGGCCCCCTCTACGGCACGGCGTTCCTGCGTGCTTCCACCTCACTGGGCGATACAACGGACATCGATCCTGCCGCGCTGGCCGCTGCCATCCAGGCCGCCCGCGACGGCGTGGTGGCCCGGGGCAAGGCCGAATCCGGCGATAAAACCATGGTGGACGCCTGGACGCCCGCCGTCGATGCCGCCGCGGCGCAGGCCGCCGAAGGCGACGGGAACGTCGTCAAAGTCCTCCTCGCGGCAGCGGAGGCCGCCGAGGCCGGTGCCGTCGCCACTGATCCGCTGATCGCCCGCAAGGGGCGCGCCAGCTACCTGGGGGAGCGCAGCGCCGGCCACCGCGACCCCGGTGCCGTCTCCACCGCCCTCATCCTGCGGGCCGCGGCCGGGGCAGCTGAATGA